A portion of the Nitratidesulfovibrio termitidis HI1 genome contains these proteins:
- a CDS encoding transposase, protein MTYSKEFKEAAVKLYLEGNKGYQQLTNELGLKDKKTLRTWVAKFQRGESLEDGRGRQGERCGRPRTKFASAEEELKYVKAELEYVKKLYRSRFGHEWGAHKKGGIS, encoded by the coding sequence ATGACGTATAGCAAGGAATTTAAGGAGGCTGCGGTCAAGCTCTATCTTGAGGGCAATAAGGGCTACCAGCAGTTAACCAATGAATTGGGATTGAAGGACAAGAAGACATTGCGCACTTGGGTTGCAAAATTCCAGCGTGGTGAATCTCTTGAAGATGGCCGAGGCAGGCAAGGAGAGCGCTGCGGTCGACCGCGTACAAAGTTTGCTTCCGCTGAAGAGGAGCTCAAATACGTCAAGGCGGAGCTTGAATACGTAAAAAAGTTGTATCGCTCCCGGTTCGGTCACGAATGGGGAGCGCACAAAAAGGGTGGAATTTCTTGA
- a CDS encoding IS3 family transposase, with the protein MGSAQKGWNFLIVDELRSRYPLAVLLKHAGISRSGFYKWKSTFFQQRENDTVEMHITAIHSLRPYYGYRRMSVALKREGLLVNHKRVYRLMRKLGIQSTIRKKRKFFGRVGSSLFPNLLKRDFSSMQPGRKLVTDITYIPVKSGFMYLSVIQDLHNNEIISHNMSNQNNLDLVFATLRALPRHEDKAILHSDQGFQYTHKTYADRLTEMNLRGSHSRKGNCLDNAVVESFFSHLKTEIFATQNVLPAAETMILVEEYIRFYNAERFQKRLGQLSPAEYREKLAA; encoded by the coding sequence ATGGGGAGCGCACAAAAAGGGTGGAATTTCTTGATAGTCGACGAACTGCGGAGTCGTTACCCACTCGCAGTTCTTCTGAAGCATGCAGGAATATCCAGGTCTGGATTTTACAAGTGGAAGAGCACATTCTTTCAACAGCGTGAGAACGACACTGTCGAGATGCATATCACCGCAATTCACTCGCTTCGTCCGTATTACGGATATCGCAGGATGTCCGTTGCGCTCAAGCGAGAAGGATTGCTTGTGAATCACAAGCGCGTGTACCGACTGATGCGTAAACTTGGCATTCAATCCACCATTCGCAAGAAACGGAAATTCTTTGGAAGGGTGGGGAGCAGTCTTTTTCCGAACCTGCTGAAGCGGGATTTTTCAAGCATGCAGCCTGGCAGAAAGCTCGTGACAGACATTACATATATCCCCGTCAAGAGTGGATTTATGTATTTGTCAGTCATCCAAGACCTGCACAATAACGAAATCATTTCCCACAACATGTCAAATCAGAACAATCTTGATCTCGTCTTTGCCACTCTGCGTGCCCTTCCCAGGCACGAGGACAAGGCTATTCTACACTCTGACCAAGGGTTTCAATATACGCACAAGACATACGCGGACAGGCTTACGGAAATGAACTTACGCGGCAGCCATTCCAGAAAAGGCAACTGCCTTGACAACGCTGTCGTTGAGTCATTTTTCTCGCACTTGAAAACCGAAATATTTGCTACCCAAAATGTCCTACCTGCTGCCGAGACTATGATCTTGGTAGAAGAATACATCCGCTTCTACAATGCGGAACGTTTCCAAAAGAGGCTTGGCCAACTTTCCCCTGCGGAATACAGGGAAAAGCTGGCCGCCTGA